The Streptomyces sp. BHT-5-2 genomic interval GGCCACGATTCGGGCATCGTGATGCAGGACATCGAGGGCAACGAGTTCTGTATCGACTGAGCGTCCGCCCGAGGCGGAGCGCGGTCCTCCGGTAGGGGCCGGCGCCGGGGTGTGAAACCCTGGTGAGGGGCGACGTCCCCGCCGATGAGCAGATCGGCCAGGCCAGGAAAGGAGCCGGAGGGCAGTGAGCGAGAGTGCGGCCGTCCGGCCCCGCAACCCGCGTGGGCAGGGCGAGCGCCTGCGGGAGGAACTCCTGCGGGCGACCGAGCGCCTCCTTGAGGAGGTCGGCAGCGAGGACGCGCTGTCGCTGCGCGCGGTGGCCCGGGAGGCCGGGGTCGCCGCCCCGAGCATCTACCGGCACTTCGCCGACAAGACGGAGCTGGTCTGGGCCACCCTGGAGATCAGCTACGAGCGGCTGGCGCATGCCATGACCGACGCCGCCGGGCAGGCCGACGAGGACGACCCGGTGGCCCGGTTGCGCGCGCAGCTGCGCGCCTACTGCCGCTACGCCATCGAGCACCCGGCCAACTACCGCCTGCTCTACGAGACCCGGCAGACCCCGGTCGGCCCCGAGCGGCTCGCCGGGCACCCGGCCGGGCTGCTGGTGCGCAGCTGGCACCACGCGCTGACCGCCTGCGAGGAGGCCGGCTGGCGGGTGCGGGGCTCGCGTTCCGAGGCGCCGTATCTGCTGTGGTCGGCGGTGCACGGCCGGGTCATGATCTGGCAGGTCCTGCCGAGCCGCAAGGACGCCAGTCGACTGGACGGATTCGTGGAGGAGTTGCTGCAGCTGCTGCTGGAGCGCTGAATCCCGGCGCCCTCCTCCGGCGCCCCCCTCTCGCCAAGATCCGAGGTCCCTCCGAGGCCCCGGCCGCATCGTCGGCCGGGGCCTCGTCGCGTATCCGCCGCCGGGCGGGCGTGCCGTTCCGCCGCCGGGTGGGTCGCGCTGTTCCGTTCCTCACGTTCCACCGGGAACCCCGCGGTGTTTACCCGATCATTACGCATGTAAGTTTACGCTCGTTAGGCGAAGGATCGACGCATGGCGCACACCCGACCGGTGTGCGCGCGAGGAGCGAGATGACCGAGATGATCGACACGACAGTCCCCGCCGCCCCGGCACCGCTGCCCGTGGAACCTCCCAGCGGCTGCCCCTTCCACCCCCCGGCCGAGTTCGGCACCCTGCGCACCGAGGAGCCGATCTCCAGAATCTCGCTCCCCGACGGCAGTTGGGCCTGGCTGGCCACGCGCTACGCCGACATCCGCGCGATCCTCGGCGACACCCGCTTCAGCTCCGACACCACCCTCCACGGCTACCCGCTCAGCGGCATGACCGGCGGCGCCAACACCAAGAACCGCGGCTTCATCCGCATGGATCCGCCGGAGCACACCCGGCTCCGCCGGATGGTCACCCGCGAGTTCATGGTCAAGCGCGTCGAGGCGCTGCGCCCCGAGATCCAGCGCCTCACCGACGAGCTGTGCGACGCGATGGAGCGCCGCGCCGGCGAGCCGGTCGACCTGGTCGAGGCGCTCGCCCTGCCCGTCCCCTCGCTCGTCATCAGCCTGCTGCTGGGCGTCCCCTATGACGACCACGAAGTCTTCCAGCGGCTCACCGGCAAGCTGCTCTCCCGCACCATCGCCGACGAGGAGCGCGAGGCAGCCCGTGCCGAACTCCGCGACTACCTCGATGCGTTGGTCACCGCCAAGGAGCAGGAGCCGGGCGACGACATCCTCGGCCGGCTGATCGTCGAGCAGCAGCGCACCGGCGAGATCAGCCACGCCGACGTCGCCGCCTTCGCCGCCCTGCTGCTGGTCGCCGGCCACGAGACCACCGCCAACATGATCGGCCTCAGCGCCCTGACACTGATGCAGGACCCGGACGCCGCCGAGCGGCTCCGCCGGGACCCGGCGCTGATCCGCGGCGCCGTCGAGGAACTGCTGCGCTTCCACAGCATCATCCGCAACGGCCCCCGCCGGGTCGCCACCACCGACATCGAGGTCGGCGGACAGCTCATCCGCGCAGGTGAGGGCGTCGTGGCGGCGGTCCCGTCCGCCAACCGCGACGACAGCGTCTTCGAAGACCCCGACCGCCTGGACCTCGCCCGGCCCAACGCCCAGCACCATGTCGCCTTCGGGTACGGCATCCACCAGTGCCTCGGCCAGGCCCTCGCCCGGGTCGAGCTCCAGGTCGTGATAGCCACCCTGCTCCGCCGTTTCCCCGCCATGCGGCCCGCCGTGCCCGTCGAGGAGATCCCCTTCCGCACGGACATGGCCATCTACGGCTGCCACTCCCTGCCTGTCACCTGGTGACCGACCGAACTGACCGCACTGACCGAACTGACCGAACTGACCGCACCGGCCACACATGCCGACCCACCGGCCCGACCCACCGACCCGACCCATGCCCACGGAGCCACCACCATGAAGATCACCCTTGACGCCGACAAGTGCTGCGCCGCCGGCCAGTGCGTGCTGATCGCCCCCGAGGTCTTCGACCAGCGGGACGAGGACGGCGTGGTCGTCCTCCTGGACGCCGAGCCGCCCGCCGGGCAGCACGCCGCGGTCCGCGAGGCGGCCGCCATCTGCCCGGCCGCCGTGATCGAGGTGCAGGAATGACGAACCGTCCGATCGCCGTCGTCGGCGCCTCGGCCGCCGGTATCACCGCAGCCGAGGCCCTGCGCCGGGCCGGCTGGGACGGCCCGCTGACCCTGATCGGCGACGAGCCGCACCTCCCGTACGACCGGCCGCCGCTGTCCAAGCAGCTGCTGCACGGCGCCTGGGAGCCGGCCAAGCTGATGCTGCGCACCGAGGAGCAGCTCACTCCGCTCGGCCTCGACCTGCGTCTCGGCACCCGCGCCACCGGCCTCGATGTCGCCACCCGTACCCTCACCCTCGACGGCGGCGAGCGTCTGGCCTGTGCCGGCGTGCTCATCGCCACCGGCGTCGCGGCCCGCACCCTGCCCGCCGCTGAGGGGCTCGCCGGCGTCTTCACCCTGCGCACCCTGGACGACGCGCTGGCGCTGCGCGACCGGTTGTCCGGTGGCCCCCGCCGCCTCGTCGTGGTCGGCAACGGCGTCCTGGGCTGCGAGGCCGCCGCGGTCGCCCGCGAGCTGGGGCACGACGTCACCCTCGTCGGTCGGGAGCCGGTGCCGATGAGCGCAGCCGTCGGCGCGGGTATCGGCGAGCTGCTCGCCGAGGAGCACCGGGCCCGCGGCGTCCGCCTGTTGACCGGCGAGGTCGCCGCGTTCGAGACCTCCACGGACGCGACAGACATGACGGACGCGACGGACGCGACGGACGCGATGGGCGGGGCGGTCGGGCAGGTCAGCGGCGTTCGGCTGGCCGACGGCACCCTGCTCCCCGCCGATGTGGTCCTGCTCGCCATCGGCTCCGAGCCCGCCGTGGGCTGGCTGGCCGACCCGGCCCTGGACACCACCGACGGGCTCGGCTGTGACGCCTACTGCGCCGCCGCCCCCGGGATCTACGCCGCGGGCGACGTGGCCCGCTGGGAGCACCCGGTGCACGGCCGCCCGCTCCGCTTCGAGCACCGGATGAACGCGACCGAGCAGGCCATGGCCGCCGCCCGCAACCTCGTCGCCGAACTCACCGCCGAAGCCGCCGAAGCCTCTGCCGGGGCCGCCGTCGAGGGCGCGAAGCCGCCGGAGCGCCGGCCCTTCGCCCCCGTGCCGTACTTCTGGTCCGACCAGTACGGCCTCAAGCTCCAGGCGTACGGCCTGACCGCCGGCGCCGACGAGGTGGACACCACCGTCCTGAACCACGACGCCCGCCGTGCCGTCGCGCTCTACGGCCGCGCCGGCCGCGCCGTCGGCGTGCTCGCCTGCGCCCTGCCGCCGCGCCAGATACGGGCGCTGCGGGCCGTGGTCGCCACCCCCGTTCCCTGGGAGGAGGCACGCGACCGGGTCCGGGAGGCCACCACCGCCGGCTGACGGCCCCGCCCCTGGGCACGGCTGCCCCGGGCACGCGGACGGCGCCGCAGGCAGGCCGCTCCGTGCCGTGGGCACGCCGGACGATGTCGGATCACGGCGGACGATGTCCGATCACGGCGGATGGTGTCCGATCATGGAGGGATGACCGACTCGTACGTCCGGGTGCGCGGCGCCCGTGAGCACAACCTCCGCGGTATCGATGTGGACATCCCGAGGGACGCGCTGGTCGCGTTCACCGGGGTGTCCGGATCGGGGAAGTCCTCGCTCGCCTTCGGCACGCTCTACGCCGAGGCGCAGCGCCGCTACTTCGAGTCGGTCGCCCCCTACGCCCGGCGGCTGATCCACCAGGTCGGTGCGCCCAAGGTCGAGGAGATCAGCGGGCTGCCGCCGGCCGTCGCACTGGAGCAGCGGCGCTCCGCGCCCACCTCCCGCTCCTCGGTCGGCACCGTCACCACCCTCTCCAACACCCTGCGGATGCTCTTCTCCCGCGCCGGCGACTACCCTCCCGGCAGCACCGAACGCCTCGACTCCGACGCCTTCTCGCCCAACACCGCCGCCGGCGCCTGCCCCGAGTGCCACGGACTGGGCACCGTCCACCGCGTCACCGAGGACTCCCTCGTCCCCGACGCCTCGCTCTCCGTCCGCGACGGCGCCGTCGCCGCCTGGCCCGGCGCCTGGCAGGGCAAGAACCTCCGCGACATCCTCGCCACCCTCGGCCACGACATCGACCGCCCCTGGCGCGAGCTGCCGCCCGCCGACCGCGAGTGGATCCTGTTCACCGACGAACAGCCCGTCGTCACCGTCCACCCGGTCCGCGAGGCCGGCCGCATCCAACGCCCCTACAAGGGCCAGTACATGAGCGCCCGACGCTATGTCCTGCACACCTTCGCCGACTCCAAGAGCGAGACGCTGCGCAAGCGCGTCCGGCAGTTCATGACCGCCGAGCCCTGCCCGGCGTGCGGCGGCCGCAGGCTGCGCCCCGAGGCGCTGGCGGTCACCTTCGAGGGCCACGACATCGCCACCCTCGCCGGCCTGCCGCTGGCCACCCTCGCCGAGCTCCTCCGTCCCACCGCCGCCCGCCCCGGCGACGAGCCGGCACCGGCCCTCGCCCGGGACCTCGTCGCCCGTATCGAAGTCCTCACCGAACTCGGCCTGGGCTACCTCGGCATGGACCGCCCCGCCCCCACCCTCTCCGCCGGCGAACTCCAGCGCCTCCGCCTCGCCACCCAGCTGCGCTCCGGCCTCTTCGGCGTGGTCTACGTCCTCGACGAACCCTCCGCCGGCCTGCACCCCGCCGACACCGAAGCGCTGCTCACCGTCCTGCGCCGCCTCAAGGAGGCCGGCAACACCCTCTTCGTCGTCGAACACGACATGGACGTGGTCCGGCACGCCGACTGGCTCGTGGACGTCGGCCCCCGTGCCGGGGAGCACGGCGGCCGGGTCCTGCACAGCGGCCCGGTCGCCGCCCTCGCCGACGCCGAGCACTCCGCCACCCGCCGCTTCCTCTTCGCCACCGAACCGCCCCCCGCCCGCACCCCGCGCACCCCCACCGGCACCCTGGCCCTGCACGGCGTCACCCTGCACAACCTCCGCGACCTGGACGCGGCCTTCCCGCTCGGCGTCTTCACCGCCGTCACCGGCGTCTCCGGATCCGGCAAGTCGACCCTGGTCACCCGGGTCCTCGCCGAGGCCGTCCAGGAACACCTGGGCGCCGCCGACCCCCGCCCGGACGCCGCCGCCACCGGCCTGGACGCCGTCGACCGGCTGGTCCGCGTCGACCAGAAGCCCATCGGCCGCACCCCGCGCTCCAACCTCGCCACGTACACCGGCCTGTTCGACGCCGTCCGCAAGGTCTTCGCCGCCACCGACGAGGCCCGCGCCCGCGGCTACACCGCAGGACGGTTCTCCTTCAACGTCCCCGCCGGCCGCTGCGAGACCTGCCAGGGCGAGGGCTTCACCGCCGTCGAACTCCTCTTCCTGCCCGGCACCTACGCCCCCTGCGCCGACTGCCACGGCGCCCGCTACAACCCCGAGACCCTCCAGATCACCCACCGCGACCGCACCATCGCCGACGTGCTGGGCCTGACCGTCGACGACGCCGCGGAGTTCCTCGCCGACGTCCCCGCCGCCGCCCGCAGCCTGCGCACCCTGAAGGACGTCGGGCTCGGCTATCTGCGGCTCGGCCAGCCCGCCACCGAACTCTCCGGCGGCGAGGCCCAGCGCATCAAACTCGCCACCGAACTCCAGCGCGCCCGCCGCGGCCACACCCTCTACCTCCTCGACGAGCCCACCACCGGCCTGCACCCCGCCGACACCGAGGTGCTGCTGCGGCAGCTGCACGGCCTGGTCGACGCGGGCAACACCGTCGTGGTCGTCGAGCACGACATGGGCGTGGTGGCGGGCGCCGACCACGTCATCGACCTGGGTCCCGGCGGTGGCGCGGAGGGCGGCCGGATCGTCGCCGCCGGCACCCCCGCGGAGGTCGCCGCCGCCCCCGGCAGCCGCACCGCCGGCTATCTCGCCCGCCGGAGGGCGCACCGGGAACGTTCTTGACGGTCCGCTAATGTACGCGGGTCAGCACACCCCGCGGTCCGCAGCACAACGGGCCGCGGCACGACGAAGGGGCACCACCCGTGGCAGACATAGAGCAGGCCAGGGCCACGTTCGTGAAGTTCGACGCGGACGGCGACGGCCGGGTCACGCCGGACGAGTTCAAGCGCGCGATGGCCGAGATGGGCGATCACCTGGTCACCGGCCCGATGGCCGAAGCGGTCATCCGGGCCAAGGACTCCGACGGCGACGGCCTGATGTCCTTCGACGAGTTCTGGACGTCCGTCCAGGGCTGAGGAGCCGAGGCGAGCGCCCCCGGCGTCCCCACCGGCGGCGGGGCCGCCCGCTCGCCGGTGCCCCAGCGGGACGGCTCCGACCCGACGGAGAAGGCCAGTTCACGGCCGGCGCGCAGCTCGGCGGTGGTCAGATAGGTGCGGTCCAGGGGCACGCCGGCCAGCCGCACGGAACGGATGTAGCGGCGGGCGGGCGAGGTGCCCGGGGCCTCGATGGTGAAGCGGCCGGCAGGGTAGTACCGCCGGTCCAGGGCCAGTTCCACCCGGTCGAAGACCGGAGTGCTCAGGCCCCAGGTGTCGGTGCCCGGCTGGACGGGGAAGACGCCGATCGACGAGAGCACCATCCACGCCGACATGGTGCCCAGATCGTCGTTGCCGGTCATCCCGGCCGGGCCGTCGGTGAAGAGGGTCAGCGCGGCGTGCACCACGTCCGTGGTCTTCCAGGGCTCACCGGTGGAGAGATAGGTGTACGGGGCGATCAGGTCGGGCTCGTTCTGCGGGTTGTACTTGTCGGCGTGGTCGTAGTCGTAGGGCCCGTTCACCCACACCTCGCGTGCGGTCCGCGCCGGGTCCGCGAGCAGCTTCCGGTAGGCGAAGAAGGAGTCCAGCCGGTCCGTGGCCCGCTGCCGGCCGCCGAGCAGCGCCATCATCCCCGGCAGGTCCTGCGGCACCAGCCACTGGTACTGCCAGGCCGTGCCCTCGTGGAAGCCCTCGCTGCGGGCCGGATCGGCGGGGCCGGTGAAGGCCCCCGAGGCGTCCCGGGCCCGGAAGAAGCCGGTGGAACGGTCGAACAGCGTGCGGTAGTCGAGCGCCCGTGCCGCGTACCGCTCGGCGTCCGCGCGGTGGCCCAGATCGTGCGCGACCTGCGCCAGCATGGCGTCCGACAGGGCGTACTCCAGCGTCGCCGAGGCCCCGTGGTCGAAGTCGGAGTCACCGGGCTTGGTGTGCGGGCGGCCCTTGATGTACGGCACATAACCGTGCTGGACATACGCCGGGTTGGCCTCCCGGCCGACGGCGGGGGAGTCGGCCGGCGGCACCCCGTCGGCGTTCTTCCGCAGCGCCGCGTACGCCTCCTCCTCGTGGCCCGCCAGCAGCCCCTGCCGGAAGGCGTTGGTCAGGAACGGGGTCACCGGATCGCCGGTCATGATGTTGGTCTCGACGGTGCCGTAGCCCCACTTGGGCAGCCAGCCGCCCTCCTTGTCGACGCGCAGCACCGACAGCGCCATGTCGCGCGCCTCCCGCGGCGCGAGCAGCGACAGCAGCTGGGTCTGGGTGCGGTAGGTGTCCCACAGCGACCAGTTCTGGTAGTAGGTGAACCCCCGTGCGCGGTGCGGGCGTTGGTCCCAGCCGGTGTAGCGGCCGTCCACGTCGGTGCCGATGTTCGGGGCGAGGAACGACCGGTAGAGCGAGGAGTAGAAGGTCCGCCGCAGCGTCCGGTCGCCGCCCCGGACGCGCACCACGCGCAGCCGCCGCTCCCAGGCCGCGTCCGCCGCCGCCCGCGCCCGGTCGAAGGAACTCCCGCCCTCCGCCGCGAGGTTGCGGGCGGCGCCCGCCGCGTCCACGTAGCTGAGCGCGGTGGTGGCCGTGACGACGCGGTCCCGGCGGGTGTCGAACCGGACGTAGGCGCCGTGCCGGCCGGGCGCGGTGGAGTCCCGCGACCCGGGCGTGACGGTGTCGCCGCGCCAGGTCCCGTACGCGGTGAACGGCCGGTCGAAGCGGGTGAGGGTGTACAGCGTGTACGGGCGGGTGTCCTGGCAGAAGCCGCGGCCGGTGATCGTGGTGCGCACGGTGCGGGAGTCCAGCACCTCGACGCGGGTGGAGACCGTCCGGTGCAGCGACTGGCCGGAGTTGAGCAGCACATTGGCCTTGTCGGTGGCCGGGAAGGTGTAGCGCTGCCGGCCGGTGCGGGCGGTCGCGGTCAGCTCGGCGGTGATCCCGCCGTACGAGGTCAGCCGGACGCGGTAGGAGCCGGGCCGGGCCGACTCGCCGTCATGGGTGTACGCGGCGGCGTACTTCGCGTTGTCGGTCGCGCCGATGTCGCCCGTGGTCGGCAGCACCGGCAGGTCGCCGCCGAGCCCGCAACCGACGCCGGAGACGTGCACCGCGCCGAAGCCGCGGATGTGGTGCTGGTCGTAGTCGTAGCCGGTGGAGTGCCCGGTGTCGGGGGAGAGCTGCACCATGCCGAACGGCACCGCGGCCCCGGGGTAGGTGTTGCCCTCGTTCCGGCTGCCGATGAAGGGGTTGACGAGGTCGGTGAGGCGGCCGCCGGGCGGCTCGGCCCCCGCGTCGGGCGCGGCGCGGGCGGCCGGGGAGGCGAGCACGCTCCCGAGGAGCACGGCCGCCAGCACCGCGCCCGCGGTCCGCGGCCGGCTGCGTCGGGTCCAGGGCATGGGCAGACCTCCGGAAGGGCCGACAACGTTGTCGGAGCGGGCTCATTCTTCGGCCCGCGCACAGGCCCGTCAAGGGGCCCCGATGCGCCAACGCGCTTGGCCCGCCCATTCCTTGCGCCCCGGCAGCCCCACCGGACCCCGGCCCGTCAGCCCCGCTCCGCCGCCGTCCCCTGCGTCGTCGCCAGCGCCGACTTCCGGTAGGAGTACGAGAAGTAGACGACCAGGCCGACCAGGAACCACACCGCGAAGCGCACCCAGGTCTGCCACTCCAGGAAGGTGATCAGCCACAGCGAGAAGCACACCCCGATCGCCGGGACCACCGGCATGCCCGGCGTGCGGAAGGTGCGGGGCAGTTCGGGGCGCTTGTAGCGGAGCACGATCACCGAGACGCACACCACCACGAACGCCAACAGGATGCCGATGTTGGTCAGTTCGGCGGCCTCGCCGATCGGCAGGAAGCCCGCGATCAGCGCGGACGCCGCCCCGACGATCCAGGTGACCCGCACCGGCACGTGGTGGGTGGCGCTGGTCTTCGCGAACCACCTGGGCAGCAGCCCGTCCCGGCTCATCGAGAACCACACCCGGGTCACCCCCAGCATGAAGGTGAACATCACGGTCAGGATGCCGATGATCGCGCCGACCGCGATCACGTCCGCCAGCGCGTCCAGCCCGACCGACTTGAACGCGCTGGAGAAGCCGCTCTCCGGGTCGATCTGCCGGTAGCTCTGCATACCCGTCAGCACCAGGCAGGCCAGCACGTACAGCACCATCGAGGCGGCCAGCGAGTACAGGATGGCCCGGGGCATGTGGCGCTGGGCGTCCCGGGACTCCTCGGCGGCGGTGCTCATCGCGTCATAGCCGAAGACCGCGAAGAACACGGTGGCCGCGCCGGTGAACGCGCCGCTCACCCCGAACGGGAAGAAGGGCCGGTAGTTGGCGGTGTCGATGTGCAGGAAGCCGACCACGACGACGATCAGGACCACCAGCACCTTCAGCCCGACCACGAACGTCTCGAACCGTGCGGCGTTCTTGATGCCCAGTGTCAGCAGGTACGCGATCAGCAGGCACAGCACCGCCGCGAAGAGGTCCACCCGGTGCCCGGTGCCGGTGCCCGGCGCGCCCAGCATCCACCGCGGCAGTTCGACGCCCGACGCGCCGAGCAGGAAGCCGAAGTAGCCGGAGATGCCGATCGCGA includes:
- a CDS encoding GH92 family glycosyl hydrolase, whose amino-acid sequence is MPWTRRSRPRTAGAVLAAVLLGSVLASPAARAAPDAGAEPPGGRLTDLVNPFIGSRNEGNTYPGAAVPFGMVQLSPDTGHSTGYDYDQHHIRGFGAVHVSGVGCGLGGDLPVLPTTGDIGATDNAKYAAAYTHDGESARPGSYRVRLTSYGGITAELTATARTGRQRYTFPATDKANVLLNSGQSLHRTVSTRVEVLDSRTVRTTITGRGFCQDTRPYTLYTLTRFDRPFTAYGTWRGDTVTPGSRDSTAPGRHGAYVRFDTRRDRVVTATTALSYVDAAGAARNLAAEGGSSFDRARAAADAAWERRLRVVRVRGGDRTLRRTFYSSLYRSFLAPNIGTDVDGRYTGWDQRPHRARGFTYYQNWSLWDTYRTQTQLLSLLAPREARDMALSVLRVDKEGGWLPKWGYGTVETNIMTGDPVTPFLTNAFRQGLLAGHEEEAYAALRKNADGVPPADSPAVGREANPAYVQHGYVPYIKGRPHTKPGDSDFDHGASATLEYALSDAMLAQVAHDLGHRADAERYAARALDYRTLFDRSTGFFRARDASGAFTGPADPARSEGFHEGTAWQYQWLVPQDLPGMMALLGGRQRATDRLDSFFAYRKLLADPARTAREVWVNGPYDYDHADKYNPQNEPDLIAPYTYLSTGEPWKTTDVVHAALTLFTDGPAGMTGNDDLGTMSAWMVLSSIGVFPVQPGTDTWGLSTPVFDRVELALDRRYYPAGRFTIEAPGTSPARRYIRSVRLAGVPLDRTYLTTAELRAGRELAFSVGSEPSRWGTGERAAPPPVGTPGALASAPQPWTDVQNSSKDIRPSPSESLARMTASAIGPVTR
- a CDS encoding TetR/AcrR family transcriptional regulator; the encoded protein is MSESAAVRPRNPRGQGERLREELLRATERLLEEVGSEDALSLRAVAREAGVAAPSIYRHFADKTELVWATLEISYERLAHAMTDAAGQADEDDPVARLRAQLRAYCRYAIEHPANYRLLYETRQTPVGPERLAGHPAGLLVRSWHHALTACEEAGWRVRGSRSEAPYLLWSAVHGRVMIWQVLPSRKDASRLDGFVEELLQLLLER
- a CDS encoding amino acid permease gives rise to the protein MARLLRAGEGVWRRKPIEHIEEPEGTAGQQLTRELGLWQLTAIGVGGIIGAGIFTLAGTVAHEKAGPAVLVSFLVAGVASAAAAFSYAEFAGLIPKAGSAYTYGYAVLGELAGWFIGWDLLLEYTAIVAVVAIGISGYFGFLLGASGVELPRWMLGAPGTGTGHRVDLFAAVLCLLIAYLLTLGIKNAARFETFVVGLKVLVVLIVVVVGFLHIDTANYRPFFPFGVSGAFTGAATVFFAVFGYDAMSTAAEESRDAQRHMPRAILYSLAASMVLYVLACLVLTGMQSYRQIDPESGFSSAFKSVGLDALADVIAVGAIIGILTVMFTFMLGVTRVWFSMSRDGLLPRWFAKTSATHHVPVRVTWIVGAASALIAGFLPIGEAAELTNIGILLAFVVVCVSVIVLRYKRPELPRTFRTPGMPVVPAIGVCFSLWLITFLEWQTWVRFAVWFLVGLVVYFSYSYRKSALATTQGTAAERG
- a CDS encoding cytochrome P450, translated to MTEMIDTTVPAAPAPLPVEPPSGCPFHPPAEFGTLRTEEPISRISLPDGSWAWLATRYADIRAILGDTRFSSDTTLHGYPLSGMTGGANTKNRGFIRMDPPEHTRLRRMVTREFMVKRVEALRPEIQRLTDELCDAMERRAGEPVDLVEALALPVPSLVISLLLGVPYDDHEVFQRLTGKLLSRTIADEEREAARAELRDYLDALVTAKEQEPGDDILGRLIVEQQRTGEISHADVAAFAALLLVAGHETTANMIGLSALTLMQDPDAAERLRRDPALIRGAVEELLRFHSIIRNGPRRVATTDIEVGGQLIRAGEGVVAAVPSANRDDSVFEDPDRLDLARPNAQHHVAFGYGIHQCLGQALARVELQVVIATLLRRFPAMRPAVPVEEIPFRTDMAIYGCHSLPVTW
- a CDS encoding NAD(P)/FAD-dependent oxidoreductase, giving the protein MTNRPIAVVGASAAGITAAEALRRAGWDGPLTLIGDEPHLPYDRPPLSKQLLHGAWEPAKLMLRTEEQLTPLGLDLRLGTRATGLDVATRTLTLDGGERLACAGVLIATGVAARTLPAAEGLAGVFTLRTLDDALALRDRLSGGPRRLVVVGNGVLGCEAAAVARELGHDVTLVGREPVPMSAAVGAGIGELLAEEHRARGVRLLTGEVAAFETSTDATDMTDATDATDAMGGAVGQVSGVRLADGTLLPADVVLLAIGSEPAVGWLADPALDTTDGLGCDAYCAAAPGIYAAGDVARWEHPVHGRPLRFEHRMNATEQAMAAARNLVAELTAEAAEASAGAAVEGAKPPERRPFAPVPYFWSDQYGLKLQAYGLTAGADEVDTTVLNHDARRAVALYGRAGRAVGVLACALPPRQIRALRAVVATPVPWEEARDRVREATTAG
- the uvrA gene encoding excinuclease ABC subunit UvrA, with the translated sequence MTDSYVRVRGAREHNLRGIDVDIPRDALVAFTGVSGSGKSSLAFGTLYAEAQRRYFESVAPYARRLIHQVGAPKVEEISGLPPAVALEQRRSAPTSRSSVGTVTTLSNTLRMLFSRAGDYPPGSTERLDSDAFSPNTAAGACPECHGLGTVHRVTEDSLVPDASLSVRDGAVAAWPGAWQGKNLRDILATLGHDIDRPWRELPPADREWILFTDEQPVVTVHPVREAGRIQRPYKGQYMSARRYVLHTFADSKSETLRKRVRQFMTAEPCPACGGRRLRPEALAVTFEGHDIATLAGLPLATLAELLRPTAARPGDEPAPALARDLVARIEVLTELGLGYLGMDRPAPTLSAGELQRLRLATQLRSGLFGVVYVLDEPSAGLHPADTEALLTVLRRLKEAGNTLFVVEHDMDVVRHADWLVDVGPRAGEHGGRVLHSGPVAALADAEHSATRRFLFATEPPPARTPRTPTGTLALHGVTLHNLRDLDAAFPLGVFTAVTGVSGSGKSTLVTRVLAEAVQEHLGAADPRPDAAATGLDAVDRLVRVDQKPIGRTPRSNLATYTGLFDAVRKVFAATDEARARGYTAGRFSFNVPAGRCETCQGEGFTAVELLFLPGTYAPCADCHGARYNPETLQITHRDRTIADVLGLTVDDAAEFLADVPAAARSLRTLKDVGLGYLRLGQPATELSGGEAQRIKLATELQRARRGHTLYLLDEPTTGLHPADTEVLLRQLHGLVDAGNTVVVVEHDMGVVAGADHVIDLGPGGGAEGGRIVAAGTPAEVAAAPGSRTAGYLARRRAHRERS
- a CDS encoding ferredoxin, translated to MKITLDADKCCAAGQCVLIAPEVFDQRDEDGVVVLLDAEPPAGQHAAVREAAAICPAAVIEVQE